Within the Emticicia oligotrophica DSM 17448 genome, the region GCCTTCAAGTTTTGTTTCGGTATCAAATGGAGTTTTAGAGAAAATGGTTGATAATAAGGATAATACACGAACTTATCAGTGGAAAAACCGTTATCCGATAGCTCAATATTTGATTTCGATTGCTTGTTCAAATTACATAGAATACAAAAATTATTTTAAGTATTCTGATAAGGATTCGATGACTGTTAATCATTTTGTTTATCCAGAATCATTTACTGTGGCTACAAAAACGCAGCTCGACCAAACACCTTTTATGCTCAAACTTTTTTCTGAAAAATTTGGACTTTATCCATTTATCAAAGAAAAGTATGGGCATGCTCAATGCGATTTCGGTGGAGGTATGGAACACCAGACTTGTACATCACTTAACAGTTATGGTGGAAGTTTAGTAGCACATGAACTAACTCACCAATGGTTTGGGGATAAAATTACCTGTAAAAATTGGGAAAATATTTGGTTAAATGAGGGTTTTGCTACCTATGGTGAAGCAATTTATGCCGAGGCTTTGGGTGGAAAGTCGAGTTATCAAACAAACATTGCAGGTAATGCTACGAAGGCAAAGCGTTCGATTGGTACATTGTATGTTCAAAATATCAATAGTGAGAATGAAATATTCAACAGCAACCGCACTTATTCAAAAGGTGCGATGGTATTGCACATGTTGAGAGGAATTGTAGGCGATGAAAAATTCTTTAAAACCCTTCAAAATTATTTAGTTTCTAATGTGGCTTTTGGTGCGGCCGTTACTGAAGATTTTCAGAAAGTAGCCGAAGAAACGACTGGTCAAAAGTTAGATTATTTTTTCAAACAATGGGTCTATGGCGAAGGATACCCGCAATATACTTATTCATGGAATCCGAATGAGACTTCTACAGAACTAAAAATTAACATAACGCAAAAGCCTAATACAGGCTCAACTGCCTTTGCCATGCCAGTAGATGTGAAAATCATCATGGCTGATGGTTCAGAAAGCGTAAACACCGTATTTATTGATAAAGTAAGCCAAGAAATTACATTTACAAAACCTAAAGGAACGATTTCA harbors:
- a CDS encoding M1 family aminopeptidase; the protein is MKNIFKLLIVSLLSFSGFSQEDGASICADSKQQAFRRFQATPNARVAYPGDDKIDVTYYKLNLNISHAQQYLKGEATIGFKLKLASNTCFLDLRSPLRVDSVKLDGKRISFTQETSKVNLTFDKTYSVGQALSVIVFYQGKPNTSSLGSFTFSTHGSSNAPVVWSLSEPYGSPDWFPCKDTPADKADSSDVWITMPSSFVSVSNGVLEKMVDNKDNTRTYQWKNRYPIAQYLISIACSNYIEYKNYFKYSDKDSMTVNHFVYPESFTVATKTQLDQTPFMLKLFSEKFGLYPFIKEKYGHAQCDFGGGMEHQTCTSLNSYGGSLVAHELTHQWFGDKITCKNWENIWLNEGFATYGEAIYAEALGGKSSYQTNIAGNATKAKRSIGTLYVQNINSENEIFNSNRTYSKGAMVLHMLRGIVGDEKFFKTLQNYLVSNVAFGAAVTEDFQKVAEETTGQKLDYFFKQWVYGEGYPQYTYSWNPNETSTELKINITQKPNTGSTAFAMPVDVKIIMADGSESVNTVFIDKVSQEITFTKPKGTISQVVFDPDNKILKDVTENKVAIAVTGQEENQSFVSWSVYPNPTDNQVFIDFNLAKNAEIGIDFFDRVGQKLKSISAEQLSNGKYTRKLSLNEFSSGMYFVRLRINDQFFGKTLIIR